The following are from one region of the Alphaproteobacteria bacterium genome:
- the lgt gene encoding prolipoprotein diacylglyceryl transferase: MLAAALALIPYPSIDPVLVSFGPLAIRWYGLAYVAGLMLGWRWMLAQSRRSGAAMTAGQVDDFLVWAAIGVVLGGRLGYALFYRPDFYLAHPLEALKLWQGGMSFHGGLLGVMVAMILFARRRGVALLGLSDMVSGAVPIGLFFGRLANFINAELVGRPSDVPWAMIFPGAGSRPRHPSQLYEAALEGVVLFGLLWWLARRIEAGRRPGLITGAFLVGYALARFLVEFFRQPDAHLGLLALGATMGQWLSLPALLFGLVLIVRARSS; the protein is encoded by the coding sequence ATGCTTGCCGCCGCCCTCGCCCTGATCCCCTATCCCAGCATCGACCCGGTGCTGGTCTCCTTCGGGCCGCTGGCCATCCGCTGGTACGGCCTGGCCTACGTCGCCGGCCTGATGCTGGGCTGGCGCTGGATGCTGGCCCAGAGCCGCCGGTCGGGCGCCGCCATGACGGCCGGCCAGGTCGATGACTTTCTCGTCTGGGCGGCCATCGGCGTGGTGCTGGGCGGACGCCTGGGCTACGCGCTTTTCTATCGCCCCGACTTCTATCTGGCCCATCCCCTCGAGGCGCTCAAGCTGTGGCAGGGCGGCATGTCCTTCCACGGCGGCCTGCTCGGCGTCATGGTGGCCATGATACTGTTTGCCCGGCGCCGCGGCGTGGCCCTTTTGGGGCTTTCGGACATGGTCTCCGGGGCGGTGCCGATCGGGCTTTTCTTCGGCCGCCTGGCCAACTTCATCAATGCCGAGCTGGTGGGCCGGCCCAGCGACGTGCCCTGGGCCATGATCTTTCCCGGTGCCGGCTCGCGGCCACGCCACCCCAGCCAGCTTTACGAGGCGGCGCTCGAGGGCGTGGTGCTGTTCGGCCTGCTGTGGTGGCTGGCGCGGCGCATCGAAGCCGGCCGGCGGCCGGGACTGATCACCGGCGCCTTTCTCGTGGGCTACGCCCTGGCCCGCTTCCTGGTCGAGTTTTTCCGCCAACCCGACGCCCATCTGGGTTTGCTGGCGCTGGGCGCCACCATGGGCCAGTGGCTGTCGCTGCCGGCGCTGCTCTTTGGCCTGGTCCTGATCGTCCGTGCCCGAAGCAGCTGA
- a CDS encoding accessory factor UbiK family protein: MKPTNKLLDDLARVATSTLGTLQGVREEMEQRLREQFERILNSMDLVTREEFEAVREMAARARQENEAQAKRLAVLEKATGRKKAPAKKAATKKAPAKRAAAKKAPAKKAAAKKAPAKKAAAKKAPARKAAAKKAPARKAAAKKAPARKAAAKKAPARKAAAKKAPARKTAAKKAPAKKSR, translated from the coding sequence ATGAAACCCACCAACAAGCTCCTCGACGACCTGGCGCGCGTCGCCACCAGCACGCTGGGCACCCTGCAAGGCGTGCGCGAGGAAATGGAGCAGCGCCTGCGCGAGCAGTTCGAGCGCATCCTCAACAGCATGGACCTGGTGACGCGCGAGGAATTCGAAGCCGTGCGCGAGATGGCGGCCCGGGCGCGCCAGGAGAACGAGGCCCAGGCCAAGCGCCTGGCGGTTCTGGAAAAAGCCACAGGGAGGAAAAAGGCGCCGGCCAAGAAGGCTGCCACCAAGAAGGCTCCGGCCAAGAGAGCCGCCGCCAAGAAGGCTCCGGCCAAGAAAGCCGCCGCCAAGAAGGCTCCGGCCAAGAAAGCCGCCGCCAAGAAGGCTCCGGCCAGGAAAGCCGCCGCCAAGAAGGCTCCGGCCAGGAAAGCCGCCGCCAAGAAGGCCCCGGCCAGGAAAGCCGCCGCCAAGAAGGCCCCGGCCAGGAAAGCCGCCGCCAAGAAGGCCCCGGCCAGGAAAACCGCCGCCAAGAAGGCCCCGGCCAAAAAAAGCCGCTGA
- a CDS encoding YbjN domain-containing protein: MSAQLETAAVDIGNPLDLVEQFAHANSWPYDRPSEEELAAGVDGHWNRYQLWFVWREDISSLQVSCSFDMKVAAHRFEEACALLARVNVRLWLGHFDLCPDDGVLMFRHTQFMGECSEAARNQIEALVEIALTECERFFPAFMFLLWGGKGPEDALASAMLETVGEA, from the coding sequence ATGAGCGCGCAACTCGAAACCGCCGCTGTCGACATTGGCAACCCGCTCGATCTGGTCGAGCAGTTCGCCCACGCCAACTCCTGGCCCTATGACCGGCCCAGCGAGGAGGAGTTGGCGGCCGGGGTCGACGGCCACTGGAACCGCTATCAGCTGTGGTTCGTCTGGCGCGAGGACATCTCCAGCCTGCAGGTCAGCTGCTCGTTCGACATGAAGGTCGCGGCACACCGCTTCGAGGAAGCCTGCGCGCTGCTGGCCCGGGTCAACGTGCGGCTTTGGCTGGGGCATTTCGATCTCTGTCCCGATGACGGCGTGTTGATGTTCCGCCACACCCAGTTCATGGGCGAGTGCTCCGAGGCGGCGCGCAACCAGATCGAGGCGCTGGTCGAGATTGCGCTGACCGAGTGCGAACGGTTTTTTCCCGCCTTCATGTTTTTGCTCTGGGGCGGCAAGGGGCCGGAGGACGCCCTGGCCTCGGCCATGCTCGAGACGGTGGGCGAGGCCTGA